A portion of the Kazachstania africana CBS 2517 chromosome 2, complete genome genome contains these proteins:
- the KAFR0B03550 gene encoding 60S ribosomal protein eL20 (similar to Saccharomyces cerevisiae RPL20A (YMR242C) and RPL20B (YOR312C); ancestral locus Anc_8.789), producing MALKEYQVIGRRLPTESVPEPKLFRMRIFASNEVVAKSRYWYFLQKLHKVKKASGEVVSVNQIHEAHPTKVKNFGIWVRYDSRSGTHNMYKEVRDVTRVAAVGTLYQDMAARHRARFRSIHILKVAEIEKTADVKRQYVKQFLTKDLKFPLPHRVQKSTKTFSYKKPTTFY from the exons A TGGCTTTAAAGGAATATCAAGTTATTGGTCGTCGTTTACCAACTGAATCTGTTCCAGAACCAAAGTTGTTCAGAATGAGAATCTTCGCTTCTAACGAAGTCGTTGCTAAGTCTCGTTACTGGTACTTCTTACAAAAATTACACAAGGTCAAGAAGGCTTCTGGTGAAGTTGTTTCTGTCAACCAAATTCACGAAGCTCATCCAACCAAGGTTAAGAACTTCGGTATCTGGGTTAGATACGATTCCAGATCTGGTACTCACAACATGTACAAGGAAGTCAGAGATGTTACCAGAGTTGCTGCTGTCGGTACTTTATATCAAGACATGGCCGCTAGACACAGAGCTAGATTTAGATCTATTCACATCTTAAAGGTTGCTGAAATAGAAAAGACCGCTGATGTCAAGAGACAATACGTTAAGCAATTCTTAACCAAGGACTTAAAATTCCCATTACCACACAGAGTCCAAAAGTCTACCAAGACTTTCTCTTACAAGAAGCCAACTACCTTCTACTAA
- the KAFR0B03500 gene encoding uncharacterized protein (ancestral locus Anc_8.777): MPPNKRNDAISTKRDIFGRDISYLLSCLPTLEKVKQIDLYSSDAENGYTPLHVSLKNGHLRKAFKLYTMWKDEEEFLSHKYGGNVLNQKDREGLTPIELYNAVLQVRLRRLPKGLSYKTSNSQDLTVEWNETKDTASFNIKSAFKVLPKNGEETKILRENGGSHLLNFGSNVHYQLGTGAKDDRKNLFQLNINQLTNNTELSFTNRIKTSVMTRYHSLLTTSDGRLYVCGNSARGRLGHGATDKPLLTYTEIPLPETTTIRMLATSDSHSILLVDQGKILTWGWNSYRQLGYQSGGKFSEEKSSEGSFGSAPKRVHFFDDKDIKMVACSNVHSCALTTNNMLYIWGLDLGQMGRSKSSHLSPDAEYMGHTGHIVSNPHLLNLSHLKIEQIICTEFATFIRSEGNVLQVLSNHSTRVFRITMPKARTFRDVDVFNHFTPREISSKVMDMKCSNSYGNNLSFRYECGRIGIISSKAASPDMWTKLNNTLPITIAWVPNFQFNNCLDFDVGSKGSIILCTFEGDVLISSKSGSFDKVFSEKLVSGRALSVSCDSSFGSFSIIKNEVNGIPVSLSQDDSVNGFNIYSPLSGNINDGIQDIYQGLGNNKYLFDVEFVTSTSESHICYCHKFLLKSCCTKLMNSLENYGTFITNDGNLLFKVPSSSDRTVLKISVSSDTDPEVPQTMREIVHFLYTDQKPSKQQITISLLGITESSLHGINLTHHLNDLLKYCFEFGSATIKSSRFEEPDTIINLKDGNLYAHSPILAAQSAYFLSFFGSRWYKTANKGYKCINMDHYDRGTFTYILKGLYGVSNDNIFEDFTYNVSSVECLQLLLDLLLASDELLLLNFKTYLESKIINFINSETLIAILMNASYCNATLLLNACCWFLVCNISILFTKDIIPLIKSYFTEEIWNLLESSCINFDDTQSRVPVNRSWYEDSSKNWIKLFEKDIKLFNEEFVGATNNFKPLFDLKKQSGSTKEPERRRSSTTEKARRDLFGKKYEPHTIPLAQIASSTETEGSVESFWSYSEKENNNLLPSNDAEHFTKVTSRTRRKSSGNEVVPIILNKQSLPSEVVFHMPSGASSSKLPSLMSSMDLDFNRIENKTEESTKLTQFKKDSQKQRRKLFRDQLKEDPEKGDNKHIWNHANDSNKSSRKGEATRASRKQTSLPSLLDTDFNSLKKQTKKNKKKGTSAAATVNYTEFVSTGNPGGIRPYITASKGEENEIANVFGNSNPSAVSTLEERLAAQEFEKWFAQESAKVQKKLKKKRGNAKDEMQLVYSSSSNMPEMVDKTAERKPRRKLKGKFPSKHKSNNTNLSNLL; this comes from the coding sequence TTTGGCAGAGATATATCATATCTACTGAGTTGCCTCCCAACGTTGGAAAAAGTTAAACAGATCGATTTATATTCTAGTGATGCTGAAAATGGTTATACTCCATTGCAcgtttcattgaaaaatggcCATCTTAGGAAAGCGTTTAAGCTATATACGATGTGGAAAGATGAGGAAGAGTTTCTATCACACAAATATGGAGGTAATGTCCTCAATCAGAAAGACAGAGAGGGTTTAACGCCCATAGAGCTGTATAATGCTGTACTTCAAGTGCGCCTTCGGCGACTACCGAAAGGTTTAAGTTATAAAACATCTAATAGCCAAGATTTAACTGTTGAATGGAACGAAACCAAGGATACTGCATCTTTTAACATCAAATCTGCATTCAAAGTGTTACCTAAAAATGGCGAAGAAACGAAGATACTACGAGAAAATGGTGGATCTCATCTCTTAAACTTTGGTTCAAATGTCCACTATCAATTGGGAACTGGTGCCAAAGATGATCGTAAAAATCTATTCCAGttaaatataaatcaaCTTACTAATAATACAGAATTATCTTTCACTAACAGAATAAAAACGTCCGTCATGACTAGGTATCATTCTCTACTGACAACCTCAGATGGCCGCCTTTACGTCTGTGGAAATAGTGCTAGAGGAAGATTAGGCCACGGCGCCACTGACAAACCGTTACTGACTTATACAGAAATACCACTTCCAGAAACTACAACCATAAGAATGTTGGCAACGAGTGATAGTCATTCAATACTCCTCGTAGATCAAGGTAAAATACTAACATGGGGCTGGAACTCCTACAGACAATTAGGTTACCAAAGTGGTGGAAAGTTTTCTGAGGAAAAGAGTTCTGAAGGCTCCTTTGGCTCAGCGCCTAAGAGAGTTCATTTTTTCGATGACAAGGACATCAAAATGGTTGCTTGCTCTAACGTCCACTCCTGTGCACTCACTACAAATAATATGCTGTATATTTGGGGGTTGGATCTAGGACAAATGGGTCGCTCCAAATCGTCACATTTATCGCCTGACGCTGAATATATGGGGCATACGGGCCATATCGTCTCCAATCCACATCTTTTGAATCTATCACATTTAAAGATTGAACAAATTATATGTACAGAATTTGCAACATTTATACGATCAGAGGGCAATGTTCTCCAGGTATTGTCAAACCATTCTACAAGAGTCTTTAGGATAACAATGCCAAAGGCTCGTACTTTCAGAGATGTCGATGTGTTCAATCATTTCACACCTAGGGAGATTTCTAGCAAAGTTATGGATATGAAATGTTCTAACTCTTATGGAAACAATTTAAGTTTCAGGTATGAATGTGGGAGAATTGGCATTATTAGCTCAAAAGCTGCATCGCCAGATATGTGGACAAAACTAAACAATACTTTGCCAATCACAATAGCCTGGGTCCCAAATTTCCAGTTCAATAACTGTTTAGACTTTGACGTTGGTTCGAAAGGTAGCATTATTTTGTGTACATTTGAAGGCGATGttctaatttcttccaaatctGGCTCCTTCGACAAGGTTTTCAGTGAAAAATTAGTATCAGGAAGAGCTCTCTCAGTATCATGtgattcttcttttggctctttttcaatcattaaaaatgaagttaaTGGCATTCCAGTATCACTCTCCCAAGACGACTCTGTTAATGGATTCAATATATACTCTCCGTTATCTGGGAATATAAACGATGGTATCCAAGACATTTACCAGGGCCTAGGAAACAAcaaatatctttttgatGTGGAGTTTGTCACGAGCACATCTGAAAGTCATATATGCTACTGCCATAAATTCTTGTTAAAAAGCTGTTGTACTAAGTTAATGAACTCACTAGAAAATTACGGTACATTTATTACTAACGATGGTAATCTATTGTTTAAGGTACCTTCTTCCTCCGACCGTACTGTTCTCAAAATCAGTGTATCAAGTGATACCGATCCTGAAGTTCCTCAAACCATGAGGGAGATAGTGCACTTTTTATACACTGACCAAAAACCTTCCAAGCAACAGATTACAATAAGCTTGCTGGGTATCACTGAGAGCTCGTTACATGGTATAAACCTAACGCATCACCTAAATGATTTGctaaaatattgttttgaGTTTGGCAGCGCCACTATAAAATCCAGCAGATTCGAAGAACCAGATACAATAATCAACCTTAAAGATGGTAATTTGTACGCCCATTCCCCTATTTTAGCTGCCCAAAGTGCatattttctctctttctttggttCACGCTGGTACAAAACCGCGAATAAAGGATACAAATGTATTAATATGGACCACTATGACAGGGGAACATTTACGTACATTTTGAAAGGCCTGTATGGTGTCtcaaatgataatatcTTCGAAGATTTTACTTATAACGTGTCCTCAGTAGAATGTCTGCAACTCCTTTTGGATCTACTTTTAGCTAGTGACGAACTCCTTTTACTCAACTTCAAGACCTATTTAGAAAGtaaaatcattaattttattaattcGGAAACACTAATCGCTATTTTGATGAACGCGTCATACTGTAATGCAACGCTGCTGTTAAATGCATGTTGCTGGTTTTTAGTTTGCAACATTAGTATACtttttacaaaagataTTATACCACTGATTAAAAGTTATTTCACTGAagaaatttggaatttaTTAGAATCTTCATGtatcaattttgatgacACCCAGTCTAGAGTACCAGTAAACCGTTCTTGGTATGAAGACTCCTCCAAGAATTGGAttaaactttttgaaaaagacaTCAAGTTATTTAATGAGGAATTTGTTGGTGCTACAAACAATTTCAAGCCATTGTTTGATCTAAAAAAGCAAAGTGGCTCTACAAAAGAACCTGAAAGACGTAGATCATCTACCACAGAAAAGGCTAGGAGGGATTTATTTGGCAAAAAATATGAGCCACACACTATACCCTTGGCTCAAATAGCTTCTTCCACCGAAACAGAAGGATCTGTTGAAAGTTTCTGGTCATACagtgaaaaagaaaacaacaATTTGCTACCCTCAAATGATGCAGAACATTTTACAAAAGTAACAAGCAGGACTAGACGTAAATCTAGTGGAAACGAAGTGGTGCCGATAATATTAAACAAACAAAGCCTACCTTCAGAAGTGGTTTTCCATATGCCATCGGGtgcttcatcttcaaaattgcCTTCTTTAATGTCTAGTATGGATCTGGATTTCAATCgaattgaaaacaaaacCGAGGAATCTACAAAGCTCACACAGTTTAAGAAAGATTCTCagaaacaaagaagaaagttaTTCAGGGACCAGCTCAAAGAAGATCCTGAAAAAGGAGATAACAAACATATTTGGAATCATGCAAATGATTCTAACAAATCGTCTAGGAAAGGAGAGGCTACCAGAGCTTCTAGAAAACAAACGAGTTTACCGTCTTTATTGGATACGGACTTCAATTCACTCAAAAAAcagacaaaaaaaaacaaaaagaaggGCACAAGTGCTGCCGCAACGGTTAATTATACAGAATTTGTGAGTACTGGTAATCCTGGTGGCATAAGACCTTATATTACCGCAAGTAAAGGcgaggaaaatgaaattgcaAATGTATTTGGAAATTCAAATCCATCAGCCGTCAGTACTTTAGAAGAACGGTTAGCCGCTCAAGAATTTGAGAAATGGTTTGCTCAAGAGAGTGCCAAGGtacaaaaaaaactgaagaagaagagggGAAACgcaaaagatgaaatgCAGCTCGTTTATTCTAGTTCCTCTAATATGCCTGAGATGGTAGATAAAACTGCTGAGCGAAAGCCAAGgagaaaattaaaaggCAAATTTCCTAGTAAGCATAAAAGCAATAACACCAATTTATCTAATCTACTATAA
- the RNT1 gene encoding ribonuclease III (similar to Saccharomyces cerevisiae RNT1 (YMR239C); ancestral locus Anc_8.779) — protein sequence MDNKGTVTKRKIDKVEEEEVFDISVKGKREKKSKKDKKDKKSKKDKKVKKPAKDRKLKLERKLKKHKKQTKGYTEDVKHGEGDDPVEVFSKSKKSQSLSKPNPASDEPSEIQEGSDRSGAIGADDTFLTPYTYSEAIQLEYAVTKFIDSYKRIIELSPNFAAYADTVNNQEKIDIELLPILSRYKLKLAAELKSLHMENGSPAFTELLNYEKKFARPDNRPLIGELQQEHLASGIEYDASKTKKLEVLTNDDRHDENNINNAQSSAENTSLLHSTESVSTDKSVWPPQIPEIKNPALKARVFIHKSTINDKLFLTEEEMLHAHNERLEFMGDSVLNALVTNIIYNQFPQYGDGQLSKLRIELVNNERLKEWASMYGLDKKLRFKELSERARSKFLNGKQKLHADVFEAYIGALMEEDPKGNLLNIREWLRKLVQPTINDVTKKEVSLEETNELDINAKRRLYSLIGYAALKLQYVTVQKPTKNDPNCIVECRIGDGTILGKGIARNMKLAGIKAAEDVLSKKDIVEKYANIRASIPRSESVVSNNSFPNKRRKVSASASNDSEQNERDTQRVFFQKESDFPSTPTTNPDSLQAPDICSEEISLLQVVKKGKITLGPDGDFNLS from the coding sequence ATGGATAACAAAGGTACAGTGACTAAGAGgaaaattgataaagttgaagaggaagaagtttttgatatttcagTGAAAGGCAAAAGGGAAAAGAAATCGAAGAAGGACAAGAAGGATAAGAAGAGTAAGAAGGATAAGAAAGTCAAAAAACCTGCTAAAGATAGGAAGCTAAAGTTGGAGCGGAAGTTAAAAAAGCAtaaaaaacaaacaaaGGGTTATACTGAGGATGTCAAGCATGGAGAAGGAGATGATCCAGTAGAggtattttcaaaatcaaaaaaaagcCAAAGCCTTTCAAAACCTAATCCTGCCTCTGACGAACCTAGTGAAATACAAGAAGGGTCAGACCGTTCTGGAGCCATAGGGGCTGACGACACTTTTTTGACGCCGTACACTTATTCGGAAGCCATCCAGTTGGAGTATGCAGTTACCAAATTCATAGATTCGTATAAGCGTATTATCGAGTTATCCCCGAATTTTGCTGCTTATGCAGACACTGTAAACAACCAGGAGAAGATTGACATTGAGCTCCTCCCGATTCTATCAAGATACAAACTAAAATTGGCTGCAGAACTCAAATCTTTGCATATGGAGAACGGATCACCAGCCTTCACAGAATTATTGAACtatgaaaaaaagtttgCAAGGCCTGATAATAGACCATTAATTGGTGAACTTCAACAAGAACATCTAGCATCAGGTATCGAGTATGACGCTAGTAAAACTAAAAAGTTGGAAGTATTAACTAATGACGACAGgcatgatgaaaataacatCAATAATGCGCAGTCGTCCGCAGAAAATACCTCTTTATTGCATAGTACTGAGTCAGTTTCCACTGATAAATCAGTCTGGCCACCTCAAATACCTGAAATAAAAAACCCCGCCCTCAAAGCTCGCGTTTTTATTCATAAGTCTACtattaatgataaattatttctAACCGAAGAGGAAATGCTACATGCCCATAATGAGAGGTTAGAATTCATGGGGGACTCCGTCTTGAATGCCCTTGTTACAAATATCATTTACAATCAATTTCCGCAATACGGCGATGGTCAGCTCTCTAAGTTGAGAATAGAACTTGTCAATAATGAGAGATTGAAAGAATGGGCCTCAATGTATGGTTTAGATAAGAAGCTGAGATTTAAGGAGCTGTCTGAACGAGCTCGAAGCAAGTTTTTGAATGGTAAACAAAAACTACACGCAGACGTTTTTGAAGCATACATAGGTGCATTGATGGAAGAAGATCCAAAAGGTAACTTATTGAATATTAGAGAATGGTTAAGGAAGCTGGTTCAACCAACAATAAACGATGTCACTAAAAAAGAAGTTAGTCTCGAAGAAACAAATGAGCTTGATATCAATGCCAAAAGACGTTTGTATTCATTAATTGGTTATGCTGCTCTGAAGTTACAGTATGTCACTGTTCAAAAACCCACTAAAAATGATCCTAACTGTATTGTGGAGTGTAGAATTGGGGATGGAACGATACTCGGGAAAGGTATTGCTAGAAACATGAAACTTGCCGGAATTAAAGCTGCTGAAGATGTTTTAAGCAAGAAGGATATAGTCGAAAAATATGCCAATATTCGTGCATCAATTCCTAGGTCGGAATCAGTAGTCAGTAACAACTCCTTTCCTAATAAAAGGCGCAAGGTAAGTGCGTCTGCTTCTAATGACAGCGAGCAGAATGAGAGAGATACCCAAAGAGTATTTTTCCAAAAGGAGTCGGACTTTCCGAGCACTCCAACAACAAACCCGGATAGTCTACAAGCACCTGATATTTGTTCCGAAGAAATATCGCTGCTACAGGTTGTCAAGAAGGGTAAAATCACATTGGGACCTGACGGAGATTTCAACTTGAGCTAG
- the KAFR0B03540 gene encoding NOP5/NOP56 family protein (similar to Saccharomyces cerevisiae NOP58 (YOR310C); ancestral locus Anc_8.787) → MSYILTETSAGYALLKASDKKIYKSSTLLQDLDSSEKVLRQFKIAAFSKFSSAANALEEANSIVEGKVSTQLEKLLDEIKKDKKSTLVVSETKLANAINKLGLNLSVVSDAVTLDIYRAVKEYLPELLPGLDDSDLSKMSLGLAHSIGRHKLKFSADKVDVMIIQAIALLDDLDKELNTYAMRCKEWYGWHFPELAKIVTDSVAYARIILTMGIRSKAAETDMSEILPEEVEERVKTAAEVSMGTEITQSDLDNIKSLAEQIVEFAAYREQLSNYLSNRMKAIAPNLTQLVGELVGARLIAHSGSLVSLAKSPASTIQILGAEKALFRALKTKHDTPKYGLLYHASLVGQATGKNKGKIARVLAAKAAVSLRYDALAEDRDDSGDIGLECRAKVENRLSQLEGRDLRTTPKVVRDEKKVEITETKSYNADADAVSAVAEEESDSDDEEKEEKKEKKRKRDDGDDAEKKEKKSKKEKKDKKAKKEKKDKKEKKSKKEKKD, encoded by the coding sequence ATGTCATATATTCTAACAGAAACATCTGCTGGTTATGCTCTTTTGAAGGCATCCGACAAAAAGATCTACAAATCTTCGACTTTGCTCCAAGATTTAGACAGTTCTGAAAAAGTCTTAAGGCAGTTTAAAATTGCTGCATTCTCCAAGTTCAGTTCAGCTGCTAACGCATTAGAAGAAGCAAACTCTATTGTCGAAGGTAAAGTCTCCACCCAATTGGAAAAGttattagatgaaatcaaaaaagaCAAGAAATCTACGTTGGTTGTCAGTGAAACCAAATTAGCAAATGCTATCAACAAACTTGGCTTAAATTTGAGTGTCGTCTCTGATGCTGTCACTTTAGACATTTATAGAGCTGTCAAGGAATATTTGCCAGAATTATTGCCAGGTTTAGATGACTCTGATTTAAGTAAGATGTCCTTAGGTTTAGCCCATTCCATCGGTCGTCATAAATTAAAGTTTTCCGCAGACAAGGTCGATGTTATGATTATCCAAGCCATTGCCTTATTGGATGACTTAGACAAAGAGTTAAACACATACGCTATGAGATGTAAGGAATGGTATGGCTGGCACTTCCCAGAACTAGCCAAGATAGTGACCGATTCTGTTGCTTACGCTAGAATTATTTTAACAATGGGTATTAGATCCAAGGCTGCTGAAACTGATATGAGCGAAATCTTACcagaagaagttgaagagCGTGTCAAGACTGCCGCTGAAGTTTCCATGGGTACTGAAATTACTCAAAGCGATTTGGATAACATTAAAAGTTTAGCTGAACAAATTGTAGAATTTGCTGCCTACAGAGAACAATTATCCAATTATTTATCTAACAGAATGAAGGCCATTGCTCCAAATTTAACTCAATTAGTTGGCGAATTAGTGGGTGCCAGATTAATCGCTCATTCCGGTTCTTTAGTTTCTTTAGCAAAGTCTCCTGCTTCCACCATTCAAATCTTAGGTGCCGAAAAGGCTTTATTCAGAGCTTTAAAGACTAAGCATGACACTCCAAAGTACGGTTTACTATATCATGCTTCATTAGTTGGCCAAGCTACTGGTAAGAACAAGGGTAAGATTGCGAGAGTTTTAGCCGCTAAAGCTGCTGTTTCTCTTCGTTACGATGCCTTAGCAGAAGATAGAGACGACTCTGGTGATATTGGTCTAGAATGTAGAGCTAAGGTCGAAAACAGACTATCACAATTAGAAGGCAGAGATCTAAGAACCACTCCAAAGGTTGTTCgtgatgaaaagaaggtCGAAATAACTGAAACCAAGAGTTACAATGCTGATGCCGATGCTGTCAGCGCTGTTGCTGAGGAAGAATCTGATTCtgatgacgaagaaaaggaagagaagaaggaaaagaagagaaagagagatgatggtgatgatgctgaaaagaaggaaaagaaatctaagaaggaaaagaaggacAAGAAggcaaagaaagaaaagaaggacaagaaggaaaagaagtctaaaaaagaaaaaaaagattaa
- the YHM2 gene encoding Yhm2p (similar to Saccharomyces cerevisiae YHM2 (YMR241W); ancestral locus Anc_8.784): MSNPQVKKRPISFSNILLGASLNMAEVTSLGQPLEVVKTTMAANRELGFITAVKHVWSRGGIFGFYQGLIPWAWIEASTKGAVLLFVSTEAEYRFKTAGLGNFSAGILGGISGGVVQSYLTMGFCTCMKTVEITRLKSVQAGGIPESSWSVFRNIYSKEGLKGIYKGVNAVAIRQMTNWGSRFGLSRLVEDGIRKVRGKTGSNDRLNSIEKIAASALGGGLSAWNQPIEVIRVEMQSKKVDPNRPQNLTVWKTFRYIVKTNGYKGLYRGITPRVGLGVWQTICMVGFGDMAKEFVAKLTGDVPVVKH; this comes from the coding sequence ATGTCCAATCCACAAGTCAAGAAGAGACCAATATCATTTTCGAATATCCTGTTAGGTGCCAGTCTTAACATGGCGGAGGTCACATCGCTTGGCCAACCATTGGAAGTCGTTAAGACCACAATGGCTGCTAACAGGGAACTTGGTTTCATAACTGCGGTAAAGCATGTATGGTCAAGAGGTGGTATCTTTGGTTTTTATCAGGGACTAATTCCATGGGCATGGATTGAAGCATCTACAAAAGGTGCTGTTTTGCTGTTTGTTTCTACTGAAGCGGAATATAGGTTCAAGACAGCAGGCCTTGGCAATTTTTCAGCAGGTATACTTGGTGGTATTAGTGGTGGTGTTGTTCAATCATATCTGACCATGGGGTTCTGCACCTGTATGAAGACTGTGGAAATTACTAGACTGAAATCTGTCCAAGCGGGAGGTATTCCAGAATCATCATGGTCTGTTTTCAGAAACATTTACTCTAAAGAAGGTTTAAAAGGTATCTACAAGGGTGTAAATGCTGTTGCTATAAGGCAAATGACCAATTGGGGTTCTCGTTTTGGTTTATCAAGATTAGTTGAGGACGGAATAAGAAAAGTTAGGGGCAAGACGGGATCAAATGATAGATTAAATTCGATAGAAAAGATCGCCGCTTCAGCCTTAGGTGGTGGTTTAAGTGCATGGAACCAACCCATTGAGGTTATTAGAGTTGAAATGCAGTCTAAGAAGGTAGATCCAAATAGACCACAAAATTTAACTGTCTGGAAAACTTTCAGATATATCGTCAAAACAAACGGTTACAAAGGTCTATATCGTGGAATTACCCCCAGAGTTGGGTTGGGTGTCTGGCAAACCATTTGCATGGTGGGATTCGGTGATATGGCGAAGGAATTCGTGGCAAAACTAACTGGTGATGTTCCTGTAGTGAAACATTGA
- the CUS1 gene encoding U2 snRNP complex subunit CUS1 (similar to Saccharomyces cerevisiae CUS1 (YMR240C); ancestral locus Anc_8.780), producing MARKSRRSTKQEAKAAPLDNKSHLGDLIEQRRKKALEAGNKESLSTTIGENDKLRRQFTPLLDRFAIKQTRKMEMPHSVNSVVAHSALEKDIQHTIASEDTVESEERPISKRKLRKISKPSLAKLRSSVSHPEVIEWYDCDAVYPFLLASIKSSKNVVQVPSHWQLKREYLSGRSLLGKQPFQLPDIIRQTDIEQMRNTLPGEGENTETEKSLKEMSRAQVQPKLKTLDLDYQKLHDVFFKLGRSWRPDILLPLGDLYYENRHLHDESNWRKMVRAKKPGKLSAHLRTTIGLQGGQLPPWCLRMKKIGMPPDYPDMKVAGLNWGIENLRGDVYGKVYAQHKKTKRTKNLFGTVLTLGEDEYSAESSDEEVEEKKEPEFSAMPANNEFNPVDGDIKLTEIEISSKPQQFEKIEKPLYTILEQKSTDDVSAHTGSKIKYILNEPESRSGSEETNEKLEDKETIRPNENDEEDLKKFKF from the coding sequence ATGGcaagaaaatcaagaagGAGCACGAAGCAAGAGGCGAAGGCCGCACCTCTCGATAACAAGTCACATTTGGGTGATTTAATCGAACAGAGAAGGAAGAAAGCTCTGGAGGCAGGTAATAAGGAATCACTATCGACAACTATAGGGGAAAATGATAAACTAAGGCGACAATTTACGCCTCTTTTGGATAGATTTGCTATTAAACAAACAAGGAAAATGGAGATGCCCCATTCCGTAAACTCAGTAGTAGCACATTCGGCGTTAGAAAAGGATATACAGCATACCATAGCTAGTGAGGATACTGTTGAGTCTGAGGAGAGaccaatttcaaagagGAAGCTCCGAAAAATATCTAAGCCATCATTGGCAAAATTGAGAAGCTCTGTATCCCATCCCGAAGTTATTGAATGGTACGATTGTGACGCAGTGTATCCATTCTTACTTGCGTCTATTAAATCCTCCAAGAACGTTGTTCAAGTTCCGTCGCACTGGCAACTGAAAAGGGAGTACCTATCGGGTCGTTCTTTACTTGGGAAACAACCATTCCAGCTGCCGGACATAATTAGACAGACAGATATTGAACAAATGAGAAACACGCTTCCTGGTGAGGGAGAGAATActgaaactgaaaaatcaCTGAAGGAAATGTCTAGGGCTCAGGTTCAGCCGAAACTAAAGACCCTAGATCTCGACTACCAGAAATTACATGAcgtatttttcaaattgggTAGGAGTTGGAGACCAGACATTTTGCTTCCCTTAGGTGATCTGTATTATGAAAACAGACACTTACACGATGAGTCTAATTGGAGAAAGATGGTACGAGCCAAAAAACCTGGTAAACTAAGTGCACACTTGAGAACAACCATCGGACTACAAGGGGGACAGTTGCCGCCTTGGTGTTTAaggatgaaaaaaattggcaTGCCACCAGACTATCCAGATATGAAAGTCGCAGGATTGAACTGGGGAATTGAAAACTTGAGAGGTGATGTATATGGTAAAGTGTATGCTCAACATAAGAAAACTAAAAGaaccaaaaatttatttggGACAGTATTAACATTAGGAGAAGATGAATACTCTGCTGAAAGTAGTGACGAAGAAGtggaagaaaagaaggaacCTGAATTTTCAGCAATGCCAGCAAACAACGAATTCAATCCCGTTGATGGAGATATTAAACTAACAGAAATCGAAATAAGTAGTAAACCACAGCagtttgaaaagattgaaaaacCATTATACACTATTCTTGAACAAAAATCTACAGACGATGTCTCAGCTCATACGGGTtctaaaataaaatatattctgAATGAACCAGAAAGCCGGTCAGGCTCTGAGGAAACGAACGAGAAGTTAGAAGACAAAGAGACGATAAGgccaaatgaaaatgatgaggaagatCTAAAGAAGTTCAAATTTTAG